From the Anaeromyxobacter dehalogenans 2CP-1 genome, the window CGCCACCCGCAAGATCAAGAACGCGTTCCACGAGCAGGCCGACGACTACTTCAAGGAGCGCCGGGCCGACGTGGACTTCGTGGGCGAGCGGATCATCAAGAACCTGCTCGGCCAGGCGCCGGACGTCGAGGACGTGCCGCCCGAGGGCGTGATCGTGGTGGCGCACGACCTCTCCCCCGCAGACACCGCGCTGCTCCTGCACGAGCACAAGGTGGCCGCCTTCGTCACCGACGCCGGGGCCAAGACCTCGCACACCGCCATCGTGGCGCGCGCGTTGGAGGTGCCGGCGGTGGTGGGGGTGGGCCGGGTGACCGCCGTCGCCGACCGCGGCGACTGGATCGTGGTGGACGGCGGGCGCGGGCTGGTGGTCATCAACCCGAGCCCGGGCGAGCGGGCCGGCTACGAGGCCGCCCGCGAGAAGCAGCTCGCCGGCGAGCAGGCGCTGCTCGCCACCCGCGACCTGCCCGCCCGGACGCTCGACGACCTCACCGTCCGGCTGGCCGGCAACATCGAGTTCGCCGAGGAGGTCCCGAGCCTGATCGCGCACGGCGGCGAGGCGGTGGGGCTCTACCGCACCGAGTTCCTGTTCATGGGCCGGTCCGACCTGCCCGGCGAGGAGGAGCACTACCAGAACTACCGGCGCATCCTCGAGGCGCTCGCGCCGCGCCCGGTCACGATCCGCACGTTCGACCTGGGCGGCGACAAGCTCCCGGCCGGCATGCGCGTGACCGCCGAGAACCCCGCGCTCGGCCTGCGCGCCATCCGCTACTGCCTGCGCCAGCCGGAGATGTTCCGCGCCCAGCTCCGCGCGCTGCTGCGGGCGTCGGTGCACGGCAACCTGCGCGTCATGTTCCCGATGATCTCCGGGGTGGCGGAGCTGCGGGCCGCGAAGCACGCGCTGCGCCAGGCGGCCGACGAGCTGCGCGCCGAGGGCGTCGCGTTCCGGCAGGTGCCGGTGGGGATCATGGTGGAGCTGCCCAGCGCCGCCATGATCGCGGACCGGCTCGCGGCCGAGTGCGACTTCTTCTCCATCGGGACGAACGACCTCATCCAGTACACCATCGGGATCGACCGGCAGGACAAGGACGTGGCCTACCTGTACAAGCCGCTCCACCTGGCGGTGCTGCGCCTGCTGAAGCTCGTCTGCGACGCCGGCCGCGCCGCCGGCGTGCCGGTGTCGATGTGCGGGGAGATGGCGGGCGAGCCGGTGAACGCGCTCGTGCTGCTCGGCCTCGGCGTCGCCGAGCTGTCCATGAACGGCCCGTCCATCCCGCTCGTGAAGCGGGTCGTCCGCGCCGCCCGCGCCGAGGACGGGCGGGCGCTGGTGGACCGGCTGCTCGCCCTCACCACCGCCGACGACATCGAGCACGAGGTCCAGGCCGAGATGGCCCGCCGCTTCCCCGGCCTGCTCGACGGGGACGACGACGCCGAGCCGGCCGGCCAGGGCTGAGCCGGCGGGGCGGTCGGCGCCCGGCCGCCACGTCCGGCGGGGTCGCCCTCCGATCGGACGGACGCGGCGGCAGCGTGTCCGCCATATTGACACCACGCGCGCCGGGCGCGTACCTTGCCCGTCCCGCCCGGGCACCCCCGCCTCCGGAGGAGAACACATGCCGCTCCAGGACTTCCTCTTCACCTCCGAGTCGGTCACGGAGGGCCATCCGGACAAGATGGCGGACCAGATCTCCGACGCCGTGCTCGACGCGGTGCTCCGCCAGGACCCGAAGGGCCGGGTGGCCTGCGAGACGCTGCTCAAGACCGGCTACGTGATGATCGCCGGCGAGATCACCACCAAGGCGCGCATCGACTACCCGAAGCTCGCCCGCGAGACGGTGCGCCGCATCGGCTACACCAGCGGCGACATGGGCTTCGACGCCAACACCTGCGCGGTGCTGGTGGCGGTGGACCAGCAGTCGCCGGACATCGGCCAGGGCGTGGACACCGGCGGCGCCGGCGACCAGGGCATGATGTTCGGCTACGCCTGCGACGAGACGCCGGAGCTGATGCCGGCGCCCATCCAGTACGCGCACGCGGTGACGAAGCAGCTCGCGAAGGCGCGCCGCGCCGGCCTCGACTTCCTCCGCCCCGACGGCAAGAGCCAGGTGTCGGTCGAGTACCGCGACGGCCGGCCGGTCCGCATCGACACGGTGGTGGTCTCCACCCAGCACGCCGAGTCGGTCTCGAACAAGCGGCTGCACGAGGCGGTGCGCGAGCAGGTGATCGCGAAGGCGCTCCCGAAGCGGCTCCTCGATCGCAAGACGCGGATCCTCATCAACCCCACCGGCCGGTTCGTGATCGGCGGCCCCATGGGCGACACCGGCGTCACCGGGCGGAAGATCATCGTCGACACCTACGGCGGCATGGGCCGCCACGGCGGCGGCGCGTTCAGCGGCAAGGACCCGTCGAAGGTGGACCGCTCCGCCGCGTACATGGGGCGCTACATCGCGAAGAACGTGGTCGCGGCCGGCCTGGCCTCGCGCTGCGAGGTGCAGGTGGCGTACGCCATCGGCGTGGCCGAGCCGGTCTCGGTGATGGTGGACACGTTCGGCACCGCCAAGGTGCCGGAGGGGAAGATCGCCCGCGCCGTCCGCGAGGTGTTCGGCCTCACCCCGCGCGCCATCATCGAGGGGCTCGACCTGCTGCGGCCGGTGTACGAGAAGACCGCCGCGTACGGCCACTTCGGCCGGACCGAGAAGACGTTCACCTGGGAGCGCACCGACAAGAAGGACGCGCTCGCCGACGCCGCCGGCCTCTCGAAGATCCGGGCGGTCGCGTCCGTCTGACGGGGCTGCGCCCCGCCCCCCGGAGCGGAGCTCCGCGGGGCCCACCTTGCTGCGCGCGTCCCGTGACCTCGCGCGCCCGCCTTCGCGGGCTCGCACGAGGTCCCCGCGGGCGCGGCTGCGCCGCGCGCGATCCCACGTGGCTGCGCCCCGGCCGCTCGCGGCCCGTCCGGTCCCACCGGGCGGGCCGCCTCGTTTGCGGGGCACCGCGGCCCGGGAGTTGACCACGCCGGCCGGGTGGACTAGCTATCCGTCCATCCGGATGCATTGATGCCTCGACCCGCCCCCGCCCGCCCCGCCGCCCCGAGCCGCCGCCCCGAGGCCCTGCTCGGCTGGATGGAGCTGCTCTCGGACCCGATCCGGCTCCGCGCGCTGCGCGCGCTCGAGCCGCGCGAGCTGTCGGTGCTGGAGCTCCGCGAGGTGCTGGCGCTCCCGCAGTCGACCGTGTCGCGCCACCTGAAGACGCTCTCCGACGCGGGCTGGCTCTCCGCCCGGCGCGAGGGCACCCAGAGCCTGTACGGCTGGGCCGCCGAGCTCGCCCCCGGCGCCCGCAAGCTCTGGCAGCTCGCCCGCGCCGAGAGCGACGGGTGGGCGGTGGTCCGCGCCGACGCGGTGCGGCTCCGGGCGGTGCGCGCCCGCCGCGACGAGGCGCAGCGCTTCTTCGCCGGCGCGGCCGGCGCCTGGGACGGGCTGCGCGCCCGCGTGTACGGGCGCGGGGTCGCCGCCGAGGCGCTGCTCGCGCTCGTGCCCCCGGGCTGGACCGTGGCCGACCTGGGCTGCGGCACCGGCGCGGTCGCCGCCGAGCTGGCGCCCCGCGTGCGGCGGGTGATCGCGGTGGACCGCTCCGCCGCCATGCTCCGCGCGGCACGCCGCCGCACCGCCCGCTTCGACAACGTCGAGCTGCACGAGGCCGACCTCGCGGCGCTGCCGCTCGAGGACGGCGGCTGCGACGCGGCGCTGCTCGTCCTCGTGCTCGCCTACCTGGACGATCCCGCCCCGGCGCTGGCCGAGGCGGTGCGGGTGCTGCGCCCGGGCGGGCGCCTCGTGATCCTGGACGCCGCGCGCCACCAGGACGAGGCGCTCCGGCGCCGCATGGGCCAGGCGCACCCCGGCTTCGAGCCGGACGCGCTCGCCGCGCTCGTCCGCCGGGCCGGCGCGGCCGGCGTCACCGCGCGGGCGCTGCCGCCCGAGCCGGGCGCGCGAGGCCCGGGGCTGGTCGCCTGCACCGGCGAGCGGCCCGCCCGGCCCTGACCGCGCCTCACCACCGACCTTCGACCCTCGTTCCACGCAAAGGAGAAGCACCATGGCCGTGTCCGCCGCGAAGAAGAAGCCCACCCCGAGCGCCCCTGCGCCGCTCGAGCACAAGGTGAAGGACCTCTCCCTGGCGGGCTGGGGACGCAAGGAGATCGAGCTCGCCGAGAAGGAGATGCCGGGCCTGATGGCGCTCCGGCGCGAGCACGCGCGGCAGCGCCCGCTCGCCGGCCAGCGGATCACCGGCTCGCTGCACATGACCATCCAGACCGCGGTGCTGATCGAGACGCTGGTGGACCTCGGCGCCGACGTCCGCTGGGCGAGCTGCAACATCTTCTCGACGCAGGACCACGCCGCCGCCGCCATCGTGGTGGGCCGCGAGGGGACGCCCGAGGCGCCGCGCGGGGTGCCGGTGTTCGCCTGGAAGGGCGAGACGCTGGAGGAGTACTGGGACTGCACCGAGCGCGCGCTCGACTTCGGCGGCGGCAAGGGCCCCACGCAGATCGTCGACGACGGCGGCGACGCCACCCTGCTCATCCACAAGGGCGTCGAGTACGAGAAGGCGGGCAAGGTGCCGCCGCCCTCCAGCGCCGACTCCGAGGAGCTGGAGGTGGTGCTGCGCCTGCTCGCCCGCGAGCAGAAGAAGGACCCGCGCCGCTGGACCCGGGTGGCGAAGGCCTGCGCCGGCGTGACCGAGGAGACCACCACCGGCGTGCACCGGCTCTACGAGATGCAGAAGGCCGGGACGCTGCTGTTCCCCGCCATCAACGTGAACGACTCGGTCACGAAGTCCAAGTTCGACAACCTGTACGGCTGCCGCCACTCGCTGGTGGACGGGCTGAACCGCGCCACCGACGTGATGCTGGCCGGGAAGCTCTGCGTGGTCTGCGGTTACGGCGACGTGGGCAAGGGCTGCGCCCAGGCGCTGCGCGGCCAGGGCGCGCGGGTGGTGGTCACCGAGATCGACCCCATCAACGCGCTGCAGGCGTCGATGGAGGGGTACCAGGTGGTGCGGCTCGAGGACGTGGTGAAGGACGCCGACGTGTTCGTCACCGCGACCGGCAACCTGGACGTCGTCACCGTGGAGCACATGAAGGCGATGAAGGACTGCGCCATCGTCGGCAACATCGGCCACTTCGACAACGAGATCGACATGGCCGGGCTGCGCAAGCTCACCACCCGGGTGAACATCAAGCCGCAGTACGACGCGTTCGTGTTCCCGGACGGCCACCGGGTGCTGGTGCTGGCCGAGGGGCGGCTCCTCAACCTGGGCTGCGCCACCGGCCACCCGTCGTTCGTGATGTCGAACTCGTTCACCAACCAGACGCTGGCGCAGATCGAGCTGGCGGTGAACCGCGCCGCCTACGCGAAGCAGGTGTACGTGCTCCCGAAGCACCTCGACGAGAAGGTGGCCGCGCTGCACCTCGAGCAGATCGGCGCCCGCCTGACGAAGCTCACCAAGAAGCAGGCGGCCTACATCGGCGTGCCGCAGTCCGGCCCGTTCAAGCCCGACCACTACCGCTACTAGGCCGGGCGGACGATGAGCCTCGTCTCCGCGGCGCTGTTCGGGCTGCTCCAGGCGCTCACCGAGTTCCTCCCGGTGAGCTCCACCGCGCACCTGCTGGTGTTCGGGGAGCTGCTCGGCCACTCGCTCGACGACCGGCGCTTCCGCGCCTTCGTCACGATCATCCAGGCCGGCACCACGCTGGCGGTGCTGGTCTACTTCCGCGCCGACATCGCGCGGCTGGTGGCGGCGGCGGCGCGGGGGCTGGCCCGGGGCAGGCCGTTCGGGACGCCGGAGGCGCGGCTGGGCTGGTACATCGTGCTCGGCACGGTGCCGGCCGCGCTGGCGGGGAAGCTGCTCGAGCACCGCATCGAGGCGCTCGGCAACTGGGTCATCGCGGGCTCGCTGGTGGCGCTCGGCCTGGTGCTGCTCGCGGCCGAGCGCCTGGCCAGCCACCGGCGCCGCGTGGAGGACGTGGGCGCGGGCGACGCGCTCCTCATCGGCGTCGCCCAGGCGCTGGCGCTCGTGCCGGGCAGCTCGCGCTCCGGCACCACCATCACCGGCGGCATGCTGCTCGGCTTCACCCGCGAGGCGGCGGCGCGCTTCAGCTTCCTGCTCTCGGTCCCCATCACGCTCGCGGCCGGCGCGTACAAGCTCTGGTCCACCGTCCCGGACCTGCGGGGCGAGGCGGCCTGGACCGTCGCGACGGTGGTCGGTACCGTGGTGTCCGCCGTGGCCGGCTACCTCGTCATCGACTGGCTGCTCGCGTGGCTGCGGACGCGCACCACCTACGTGTTCGTGGTCTGGCGGCTCGCCGCCGGCGCCGCCATCGCGGCGCTCATCCTCTCCGGCGTCCTCCCCGCCGGCGCCGAGGCGCCCCCGCCGCCTCCGCCGGCCCTGCACGCGGCCCCGTGACGCTCGACGATCTCGCCGCGGCGCTGGTCGCCCGCGAGCCGGGGATCGCCCCGGTGGACCGGATCGCGCAGGAGCACCTGCCCCGCGGCGGCTTCGCGTCGGCGGCGGTGCTGGTGCCGCTGCACGTGCTCGACGGCGAGGTGCACGTGCTCATGATCCGCCGGCCGATGAAGATGTCCCGCCACGCGGGGCAGATCGCCTTCCCCGGCGGCAAGATCGACCCGGGGGAGGAGAGCCTCGCCGCCGCGCTGCGCGAGGCGCACGAGGAGGTGGGGCTCGAGCCGGCGCGCGCCGACGTCATGGGACAGCTCAGCGAGACGCTGGTGCTCGCGTCGGCCTTCCGCTTGACGCCGTGGGTGGCTTCCGTGCCATATCCCTACCCGTACGCGGCCGCGCCGCACGAGGTGGACGAGATCCTGCACGTCCCGCTCTCGGCGCTCTCCCGCCCCGGCGCGCACCGGGTCGAGTGGCGCGAGGTCTACGGCCTGAGGCTCGACGTGCACTTCTTCTCGGTCGGCAAGGACGTGATCTGGGGCGCGACGGGTCGCGTGCTCGCCGAGCTCCTGTCCATCTGGAGGGCGTCGTGAAGATCTACCCGGTGATCATGGCGGGCGGCTCGGGCACGCGGTTCTGGCCGCTGTCGCGCCGCAACCGCCCGAAGCAGTTCCTGGCG encodes:
- the ptsP gene encoding phosphoenolpyruvate--protein phosphotransferase, with the protein product MSRSSATTLVGIGASPGIAIGRCWTIERRRVRTPKRRLTPEEVEAELARLRTSLEISDVQLAEVRGKVEESQAPGSAEHTAIIDMHRMMLKDEMLVLEAQRQIREERLNAEWAVKRATRKIKNAFHEQADDYFKERRADVDFVGERIIKNLLGQAPDVEDVPPEGVIVVAHDLSPADTALLLHEHKVAAFVTDAGAKTSHTAIVARALEVPAVVGVGRVTAVADRGDWIVVDGGRGLVVINPSPGERAGYEAAREKQLAGEQALLATRDLPARTLDDLTVRLAGNIEFAEEVPSLIAHGGEAVGLYRTEFLFMGRSDLPGEEEHYQNYRRILEALAPRPVTIRTFDLGGDKLPAGMRVTAENPALGLRAIRYCLRQPEMFRAQLRALLRASVHGNLRVMFPMISGVAELRAAKHALRQAADELRAEGVAFRQVPVGIMVELPSAAMIADRLAAECDFFSIGTNDLIQYTIGIDRQDKDVAYLYKPLHLAVLRLLKLVCDAGRAAGVPVSMCGEMAGEPVNALVLLGLGVAELSMNGPSIPLVKRVVRAARAEDGRALVDRLLALTTADDIEHEVQAEMARRFPGLLDGDDDAEPAGQG
- the metK gene encoding methionine adenosyltransferase, whose protein sequence is MPLQDFLFTSESVTEGHPDKMADQISDAVLDAVLRQDPKGRVACETLLKTGYVMIAGEITTKARIDYPKLARETVRRIGYTSGDMGFDANTCAVLVAVDQQSPDIGQGVDTGGAGDQGMMFGYACDETPELMPAPIQYAHAVTKQLAKARRAGLDFLRPDGKSQVSVEYRDGRPVRIDTVVVSTQHAESVSNKRLHEAVREQVIAKALPKRLLDRKTRILINPTGRFVIGGPMGDTGVTGRKIIVDTYGGMGRHGGGAFSGKDPSKVDRSAAYMGRYIAKNVVAAGLASRCEVQVAYAIGVAEPVSVMVDTFGTAKVPEGKIARAVREVFGLTPRAIIEGLDLLRPVYEKTAAYGHFGRTEKTFTWERTDKKDALADAAGLSKIRAVASV
- a CDS encoding ArsR/SmtB family transcription factor; its protein translation is MPRPAPARPAAPSRRPEALLGWMELLSDPIRLRALRALEPRELSVLELREVLALPQSTVSRHLKTLSDAGWLSARREGTQSLYGWAAELAPGARKLWQLARAESDGWAVVRADAVRLRAVRARRDEAQRFFAGAAGAWDGLRARVYGRGVAAEALLALVPPGWTVADLGCGTGAVAAELAPRVRRVIAVDRSAAMLRAARRRTARFDNVELHEADLAALPLEDGGCDAALLVLVLAYLDDPAPALAEAVRVLRPGGRLVILDAARHQDEALRRRMGQAHPGFEPDALAALVRRAGAAGVTARALPPEPGARGPGLVACTGERPARP
- the ahcY gene encoding adenosylhomocysteinase; its protein translation is MAVSAAKKKPTPSAPAPLEHKVKDLSLAGWGRKEIELAEKEMPGLMALRREHARQRPLAGQRITGSLHMTIQTAVLIETLVDLGADVRWASCNIFSTQDHAAAAIVVGREGTPEAPRGVPVFAWKGETLEEYWDCTERALDFGGGKGPTQIVDDGGDATLLIHKGVEYEKAGKVPPPSSADSEELEVVLRLLAREQKKDPRRWTRVAKACAGVTEETTTGVHRLYEMQKAGTLLFPAINVNDSVTKSKFDNLYGCRHSLVDGLNRATDVMLAGKLCVVCGYGDVGKGCAQALRGQGARVVVTEIDPINALQASMEGYQVVRLEDVVKDADVFVTATGNLDVVTVEHMKAMKDCAIVGNIGHFDNEIDMAGLRKLTTRVNIKPQYDAFVFPDGHRVLVLAEGRLLNLGCATGHPSFVMSNSFTNQTLAQIELAVNRAAYAKQVYVLPKHLDEKVAALHLEQIGARLTKLTKKQAAYIGVPQSGPFKPDHYRY
- a CDS encoding undecaprenyl-diphosphatase, which produces MSLVSAALFGLLQALTEFLPVSSTAHLLVFGELLGHSLDDRRFRAFVTIIQAGTTLAVLVYFRADIARLVAAAARGLARGRPFGTPEARLGWYIVLGTVPAALAGKLLEHRIEALGNWVIAGSLVALGLVLLAAERLASHRRRVEDVGAGDALLIGVAQALALVPGSSRSGTTITGGMLLGFTREAAARFSFLLSVPITLAAGAYKLWSTVPDLRGEAAWTVATVVGTVVSAVAGYLVIDWLLAWLRTRTTYVFVVWRLAAGAAIAALILSGVLPAGAEAPPPPPPALHAAP
- a CDS encoding NUDIX hydrolase, which gives rise to MTLDDLAAALVAREPGIAPVDRIAQEHLPRGGFASAAVLVPLHVLDGEVHVLMIRRPMKMSRHAGQIAFPGGKIDPGEESLAAALREAHEEVGLEPARADVMGQLSETLVLASAFRLTPWVASVPYPYPYAAAPHEVDEILHVPLSALSRPGAHRVEWREVYGLRLDVHFFSVGKDVIWGATGRVLAELLSIWRAS